The Coffea arabica cultivar ET-39 chromosome 8e, Coffea Arabica ET-39 HiFi, whole genome shotgun sequence genome window below encodes:
- the LOC113704124 gene encoding uncharacterized protein: MSSYSSDSSDVTSSTHRHRAASPILLDSSSSDSFSSSPSISFGPRPVASPNLSPVRVMSPAERPAQPLVGAADQAAPGQMAAGTSRGPSGDFGEVDTIPPALEQKDVDELAEKYEIPAQFEPRAAHPGEVAIRPPTGFVAIYRDQLMAGLRLPIPNFLFFILTFWGIRITQVIPNAVRSIIGFFILCRTLEIPFSLDLFRAFFQMKVSGKVPGWFYFARRSGAKTPTRELFTGAPSSIKDWKPQFFFVKNLGFPPLTWRAETQVSDPLPSLLPVSELSRLLSSDVKLDVKEFSNDQLWAAGLIRASSSDPSPEDRPLTPGELDTLKRFSSLLSIGGTTNPGATTQSPSAIPASSVPAPIPQPAPAQSSKAVEAGKKKKKKTTAKRARVETPSSPAREERSTPEPAQGGHYGVTTAEEQARAEAPPNLWQRQSSLLFDPQTRLTTHQHPMHFCPQWKLSINDRAQFPEVARELAHGAILPRDYNLTKAMESSDLLNYFYTGTAQVNLVGSELAKRYESLLPLLNETKAANEKLLSQNEAAVAEAEGLKKQLAQVHTNFELELKKNSELTSQLKEEQQKAAELAAQAEAARAEGGQEGVRAFLRSDDFRGDLAILNTPVLQHGYSQALKEVQGLGLPGFDLGNFPSYNPRAVEQLDRLVEGYTHGRKLTDLVADPLLPVTTPESEQEEEEGEN; encoded by the exons ATGTCTTCTTACAGTTCTGATAGTTCTGACGTCACCAGTTCAACCCATAGGCATAGAGCAGCTAGCCCCATACTCTTAGATAGCAGCTCTTCAGATTCCTTTAGCTCTTCTCCTTCTATTTCCTTTGGACCGAGACCAGTAGCCTCTCCTAACCTGTCCCCTGTTAGAGTAATGAGCCCAGCCGAGCGACCTGCCCAGCCTCTAGTCGGAGCAGCTGATCAGGCAGCTCCGGGTCAGATGGCAGCGGGGACCTCGAGGGGGCCAAGTGGCGACTTCGGAGAGGTCGACACTATTCCCCCAGCCTTGGAGCAAAAAGATGTTGACGAGCTGgcggaaaaatatgaaatcccAGCCCAATTCGAGCCCAGGGCCGCGCATCCAGGGGAGGTTGCCATCCGACCTCCCACTGGTTTCGTGGCGATCTACAGGGACCAGCTAATGGCTGGCCTCCGTCTGCCCATCCCCaacttcctcttcttcattCTTACCTTCTGGGGTATTCGCATAACCCAGGTCATCCCCAACGCTGTTCGCTCTATCATAGGCTTCTTCATCCTTTGCCGAACACTCGAAATTCCCTTTTCTCTCGACCTGTTCCGTGCCTTCTTCCAGATGAAGGTCAGCGGGAAGGTGCCTGGGTGGTTCTACTTTGCCCGCCGAAGTGGAGCAAAAACCCCCACCCGCGAGCTGTTCACGGGGGCACCTTCCTCTATCAAGGACTGGAAGCCTCAGTTCTTTTTCGTGAAGAACCTAGGTTTTCCTCCCCTTACTTGGAGAGCAGAGACTCAAGTCTCAGATCCCCTTCCATCCCTGCTCCCCGTGTCCGAGCTTAGCCGCCTACTCAGCTCGGACGTGAAGCTGGACGTGAAAGAGTTCAGCAATGACCAGCTTTGGGCGGCGGGGTTGATCCGAGCTAGCTCCTCGGATCCCTCGCCAGAGGACAGGCCACTCACCCCGGGCGAGCTGGACACCT TGAAGCGGTTTTCCTCACTTCTGTCCATCGGTGGTACTACCAACCCAGGCGCTACCACTCAGAGTCCCTCGGCCATTCCAGCCAGCTCGGTGCCAGCTCCCATACCTCAGCCAGCTCCCGCCCAATCCTCCAAGGCGGTTGAGgctggaaagaaaaagaaaaagaagacaaCTGCTAAGAGAGCCAGGGTGGAGACGCCCTCGTCCCCAGCTAGGGAGGAGAGGTCAACACCTGAGCCTGCCCAAGGCGGCCACTACGGCGTGACCACCGCCGAAGAGCAAGCCCGAGCTGAAGCTCCCCCTAACCTGTGGCAACGCCAGAGCTCCCTGCTCTTCGACCCCCAGACTCGGTTGACGACGCACCAGCACCCCATGCACTTCTGCCCCCAGTGGAAGCTATCCATAAATGACCGGGCTCAGTTCCCCGAGGTGGCGCGGGAGCTCGCTCACGGGGCCATCCTCCCACGGGACTACAATTTGACCAAGGCCATGGAGTCATCCGACCTCCTCAACTACTTCTACACGGGAACGGCTCAGGTGAACCTGGTTGGGTCCGAACTGGCCAAGCGCTACGAAAGCCTGCTCCCCCTGTTGAATGAAACAAAGGCGGCCAACGAGAAACTGCTCAGCCAGAACGAAGCAGCTGTGGCCGAAGCTGAAGGCCTGAAGAAGCAACTCGCGCAGGTCCATACAAACTTCGAGCTAGAGCTGAAGAAAAATTCCGAGCTGACCTCCCAGCTGAAAGAGGAGCAGCAGAAGGCAGCCGAGCTGGCGGCTCAGGCGGAAGCGGCCAGGGCTGAGGGAGGCCAGGAGGGCGTGCGGGCCTTCCTCAGGTCGGATGACTTCAGGGGCGATCTGGCTATCTTAAACACCCCCGTTCTGCAACATGGGTATTCCCAAGCCCTGAAGGAAGTGCAAGGGCTAGGTCTGCCCGGGTTCGACCTGGGAAACTTTCCCAGCTACAATCCCCGGGCCGTGGAGCAGCTCGACCGCTTGGTAGAGGGTTACACTCATGGACGGAAATTGACCGACCTGGTCGCTGACCCCCTGCTGCCAGTGACCACCCCCGAATCCgagcaggaggaggaggagggggagaACTAG